The sequence below is a genomic window from Kitasatospora kifunensis.
TTGGCTTGCCACCAAAGCTAGGAATCCCTGGAGCCGCTCGGTTAGGACGAGCGGTACTCGACCGCCGACGCCGCCGGTACCGCCGGTACCACCAGGGCGGATCGCCGCTGCCGGGTCGACGGCCAACGAGTCTTCTCCGGCCGGCCCGATCCCCGGTTGGAGACATCACCCGACACATCGAAAGAGACATTCGAAAGTCCCTCAGGGGGCATCAAAGCGCGGGGGTCGCTGGGCTAGCCTCGAAGCACGCCCATCGTCGGCGGTCCACCCGCGACCCCCCGAAACGGCCCGCCGGCTACGGCGCGGTGCCACCCTCCTCCGGGCGCCGTGTCCCACGTAAGAGACCGAGGTCTGTGATGCATTTCAGCTACGACCCGATGACCCGGGAACTCCGCTGGCGCCTGCTGGTCCTGATGGACCAGCACCTGTTCCCCGCCGAGGCGGAGTTCGCCGACCACGGCACTCTGGGCGGCGAGCCGTGGACCCGGCCGGGCGGTCTCTGCAAGCTCAGGGAGCTGGCCCGCGAGCGCGGGCTGTGGAACCTCTTCCTCCCGCACCCGGCCTTCGGCCCCGGGCTGACCAACCTGCAGTACGCACCGCTGGCCGAGATCTCCGGCCGCAGCCCGTTCATCGCACCGGACGCGATCAACGGCGCCGCCCCCGACACCGGGGTCATGAACGTGCTGGCCGAGTTCGGGAGCCGGGTCCAGCAGGAGCGCTGGCTGCGGCCGCTGCTGGACGGCGACATCAGGTCCGCCCTGTGCATGCCCGCGCCGGGCGCGGGAGGCGCGGACGCCCCGCTCGACGCGGGCACCGACGCGGGTACCGACGCCGACCCGGACGCCGGTGAGCTGTGCCTCGTGCAGGACGGTGACGGCTACCAACTCAACGGTCACGGCGCGCTGTTCATGGCAGCCGACCTACCGGAGTGCGCGCTGCTGCTGGTGATGGCCCGCTCGGGGGACCAACGCTCGGTCGTCCTGGTGCCGGTCGGCACCCCGGGGGTCGAACTGGGCACCGGTGCGTGGAGCTCCGGCTACGACGACGGTGTGTACGGAAGTCGCACCACGGCCCGCTTCACCGGGGTCCGGGTGGCGGGCCACAGCATCGTCGGCGGCGAGGGCGACGGATCGGTGATCTCGCACAGCCTGCTGGGCCCCAGCCGCCTGCACCACTGCATGCGGCTGATCGGGATGGCGGAGCGCGGTCTTGAGCTGATGTCCGAGCCGACCGGCTCCGCGGAGGTCCGCGACTGGCGCCGGCAGGCCCGGCTGCGGATCGAGCAGGCCCGCCTGTTGGCGCTGCGGACGGCCTGGCTGATGGACACCGAGAGCGGGCCGGCCGCGCGGGCCGGCATCGACGACATCAAGGCCGTCGTTCCGGAGATGGCCGAGTGGGTCCTGGACCGGGCGATCCGCGCTCGCGGCGACCAACCGTCCCCGGACGGGTTCCCGCTGGTACGGCTGCGGGAGCACGCCCGCAGCCTCCGCTCGGCCCACTGACCGACCGTCAGAAGGGGGCGGTCAGCCGCGCCCCGCGATGTGCTGCGAGCCGATCAGCGAGGCGGCCACCGCCTTGTTGACCGCGTCGATCCGTGAGACGGCGCCCAACTTGTCGAAGATGTTGCGCATGTGGCGCTTGACGGTGCCCTCGGTGATGTCCAGCCGCACCGCGATCTGCCGGTTGCTCAGTGCCGCCGCCACCTGGGTCAGCACCTCCAACTCCCGGGCCGAGAGCAGCTTTTCGCCATCAGCGGCGGCGAGGCTGTGCGAGGAGACCGAGATGGTCACCGTGCGCCGGTTGGACTGCCGCAGGTTGCGGATCGCCGAGACCAGCGACTCCCGGGTGACGCTCTTGTGCAGGTAGCCCCTGATCCCCAGACCCAGCAACTCCTGGACCAGGTGCGGGTCGTCGTACATGCTGAGCACCACGACGTTGATCGTCGGGTCCTGCTGCAGCAGGTCGCGGACGGTGGTCTGCGGGTGGTGGTTCGGCATCTCGATGTCGAGCAGCACCACGTGCGGGTGGTGCGTCGCGGCCAGACGTACGGCGGACTGGCCGTCCTCCGCGCGGGCGACGATCTCGAAATCGTCCTCGTTGTCGAGCATTTCGCAGAGCGCGTCGCGCAGTACGGTGTGGTCGTCGGCCACCAGGATCCGGATCTGATCACTGTCCATGTCTCGCCCCCTCCTTCTGGATCGGAATCCAGGTCTTCACAGTCGTGCCCTTTCCAGGAGTCGGCGAGAACGCGACCGTGCCGTCCAGCAGGCCGATCCTCTCCCGGATTCCGGTCAGGCCGTTGATGGACTTCCGGTCGAGTACGGCGTCCAGGTCGAACCCGCAGCCGTCGTCGGCGACCACCGCGTTGATCTCGTGCGGCGCGATGTCCACCCGGACCACGATCTTCTCGGCCCGCGAGTGGGCGAAGGAGTTGCGCAGGCACTCGCGGAGCACGACGTACAGCTCGTCCAGCGTCTCCGGCGGGGCCCAGCTCTCGGAGCCGTTCACATACACCTGCGCCTCGGTCTCGGCGACGGCCATGGACTCGACGAAGGCCGTCAGTGCGGTCAGCAGCGGGGCCTCCCGTGCGTTTCGGCGCAGGCCGCTCACCACGTCCCTGGCCATCATCAGCGACTCGTGGATGGCGGTGCGGACGGCCTTCAGCCGGGGGCTGAGCGCCTGCTCGGCGTCGCCCAAGGCCATCTCGTACAGGTCCATCTGACGCAGCGCCAGACTGAGGCTGTTCCCCAACTGGTCGTGAATGTCGCGGGCCAGACTCAGATAACCGTCGCGGTTGACCTCGGTGACCGTGTTGAGGATGAAGGAGTCGTACTCCGCCGCGCCGATCTGCAGTCGCAGTCCGATGCCCTGCTGAAGGGAGTGGATCGCCTGCGCCAACAGTCGCAGGGCGTCGGGGTGGCCGGAGATTTCCCGGACCAGGACATCCATGACCACCTGGAAGAGCACGGTGCCGGCCTCGGCCGAGTTCGACACCCGCATGCCCTGCTGAATCCGGGCGCCCGCGAGGTCCGCCATGGAGGACACGACCGGGACCGAGGGATTGGCGGCCGGGTCGAGCAGGCTCTCCACGCACGCTGCCACGATCTGCTGCGCCTGGATTCGGCAGCCGGCCCAGGCCTCCGGGTTACCGGCGAGCGGATTGTGCTTCTGTTGAAGGCATTCCCGGTACCGGGCGAGGATCTCGTCCTCGCTCGCCGCGATCCGTTCGGCGACGTCGGATGCGGCATCCCCTTCCGCAGCCATTCCCATTCTGGACTCCCCCTAGCGGCTTCGGCGTCCCATGGGACGCCACCCCGGGGGAGACTACCAACTGCCGCCACTGACAGGAAGGTGCGCTATCCGGTGCGTGACTGCGACAACGCCTGCACCCCTGCGGGGATTGTCAGTTGTGAATTTCCTCGGTCCGACTCCGAGCACGGTTTCGGCCCGTACTGACACATGGCGAAGGCCCGCCGGAGGGCTCAGTCCCCCGGCGGGCCTTCCCCGACGCGCCCCCCTCAGAGGAGGACGATCGCCAGCAGCGCGAGGTGCGCCGCGTACTGGGTGACCATGAAGGCCTGGTACGGCAGTCGGCTGCGGCCGCGGTGCTCGTCCGACCTGGTGGTGGCGGAGAAGGTGGCCACCGCGACGGCGCCGGCCAGCAACAGCACTGCGGGAATCGTCAGTTGAGGCGCCAGCAGCCGGGCTGCCAGGAGGAATCCGCCACCCACCAGGAGCGGAGTCGCGACGCAGACCATCCTGGCCCGACGCTCGCCCCAGGCGACGACGGAGGTCCGGCGACCGGCCGCGGCGTCCCCGCGGACGTCCGAGAGGTCCTTGACCACAGCCCCGACCAGGCCCATCCAGAGCGTCATGGCGGTCGCGAACACCGCTGCCATCAGGCCGTTTTCGTGGCTCCCGGAGCCGATCCAGCCGGCCGCGTAGGTGAGGCCGCCGAGCATCAGGACCACGACGATGGTGCCGTGGCTGCGGCGCTTCATGTGGAACGGCGCGGCGGAGTAGGCGTATCCGCAGAACAGGTACGCGAGAACCAGGATGACGATGGGCAGCGAACCCAGACTGACCAGCACGGCTCCGGCCGCGCAGAGCCAGGCGGCCCGCAGCGCGGTCCCCGGCTCCAGCGCGCCCCGGCCGATCGGGCGGCCGGAGCCGTTCAGCCGGTCCTCCACGACGTCCATCGCACCGTTGATCAGGTAGGCGAAGAGGGTGCCGAGAGTCCAGGCGATACCACCCGTGACCAGCTCGGTAGGCGCGATGCCCGACTTGGCGGAGGCCAGCAGAAATATCACCGAGAAACGCACGAAAAAAATGACTTGCACGGAGATTCGGGCTTCCTCTATGCAGAGGAGGGCCGTGCGCATGACATTTCCGCTGACTCCGGCGGCGGTGTTTCGCGCGTCAATCACGTAATTCCCCATGACTCAAATGCTAGTCACCGGGCATCGGTTATCCATCCCTAGTGGGAGGCAAGGAGGGTGCCTCTTTAGAGGCACACGACAGTGCCCTCCGAGAGGCATCCCTCTTGTACCCCGGTGCGGAGCATCCGCAGTGACCTGGGGCGATAAGCCGGCGTGCGATTACTGATAGATCAGTCCCGGGCCATTCCTGGATCACCGGCCCTAGGCGGCCCGCGCGGGGACCTGGGAGTAGAGCTCGCGCCGGGAGGACAGCTCCAGCTTCTGCAGCACGCTGCTCACGTAGTTCTTGACCGTCTGCCGGGCCAGGCACAGCTCGCCCGCGATCTCCTCGTTGGAGTAGCGGCGCAGCAGCAGGCCCAGCACCTCCTGCTCCCGGCTGGTCATCGCGCGCAGCAGGGCGCCGTCCACCAGGTCGCCGCGGGCCGGGGCGTCCCGGCCCTGCTCTCCCACGAACCACACCGGCCGGCCGCCGGCCAGTCCGCGCACCGCCGAGACCAGCAACTCGGGCTCGGCGGAGCGGTGTACGAAGCAGTCCGCCGCGCCACCGAGACACTCCACGACGACGGACGGCTCGTTGCTCCCCGAATAGACCAGCACCTGCGGCGGCCGGGCCAGGGATCTGAGTCGGCGACCGAGCCGGATGCCGTCACCGGGGGCCAGCAGATCCGCATCGGTGATGACCAGGTCCGGCCCAAGGGTGCGGCACAGCTCCCAGCCCTCGGCGTCACTGCGGGCGGTGCCGACGACCCTGGCGGCCTCGGCGTCGGTCAGGAGGCCGGCCACCGCGTCGCGCAGCAGCGGCCACGGATCGACGACCACGGCACGCTGCACCGGACGGGTCGCCACGTTCTGGTCGGTACGTTCCATGAATGTGCCCGATCCTCTCGACTCGCAGGGTCGCCCGGCCCGGCATTCCACCTGGCGGGCGAGGGGCGGAACCGGATTACGGCTCGTCTTCTCCCGTTTCCCCGGCGCGGTTGCCGACGTTAACCAGCGAATTGCCGGACGGACAAATGCCCGAGTGGGAGCGGCTATGCGAATCGTTTATGAGTGGACCTCGGATGGGCCATCGTCCAGGCCTTCGGAGGTACCCTATCCGTATCCGCCGTCACACCGGGATGCCTCCTTCGAGGCACTGACCAGGACACCTTGGAGGACCAGCACTTCAATCCGCGCAACACCGCGCATAGTGTCGGCCGGGCTGTTGCACATGTCCGGCCGCGGCCGGAACGACAGGCTGGGACCACCACAGGGGAAAACGGGGGACCATCATGAACAAAACCGTGTCCAGTGCCGGGTCGATGACCAGGGGCCTCAACGGCACGCTTCCCGATGTCGCGATCCGGCACCTGCGAGCCTTCCTCGCGGTCGCCGAAACCCTGAACTTCACCCAGGCGGCCGAGTTGACCGGCACCACTCAGCCGAGCCTGACCCGGACGATCCGCCGGCTGGAGGAGGCACTCGGCACCCGCCTGCTCGACCGGACCACCCGCACCGTGCGGCTCAGCCCGGTCGGCCACCGGCTGCGCGCCGAACTCCTCTTCCTGCTACCCCGGTTGGAGAACGCCCTGACCGCCCGCCCGGCGGAGACCAGGCTGCGGCTGGGTTTCACCTGGATGCTCCCGGACGGCTGGATGCAGGAGGCGCTCTCCCGGTTCGAGGAACAGACCGGGACCGGCGTGGAACTCGTACGCCGCGACGAGCCGTTCGCCGGCGTCGACCGCGGCGTGGTCGACCTCGCACTGCTCCGCGGCCAGGCCCCCGCCAGCGGGATGCACGTCGTGGCGCTCTGCTCGGAGTCCCAGGTGGCCGCCGCCGCCCGCGGCACCGGGCTGGACCGGCGGCAGTCGGTCCGCTGGGCCGAACTCGCCGATCACCCGTTGGTCCGCAACGTGGTCAGCGGCACCGTCCGCCCCGAACTCTGGCCCGCCGACCACCGACCGCGCACCGCCGTCGCCTGCGGCAACTTCGACGAGTGGCTGGAGGCGGTGGCCGCCGGCCGCGGCGTGGGCATCGTCCCCGAATCCGCGGCCCGGCGCGGCCTGCACCCCGGCGTCCGCTTCCTGCGGATCCCGGACGCGCCCTCCGTCCCGATGCTGCTGGCCTACCCCCGCCAGGGCGCCCACCCGCTGGCCGCCCGCTTCGCGGCCATGGTCCAGGACTCCTTCGCGGCCACCGCCAGGCACACCGGCCAACTCCCTCCCAGCCGTGGGGCGCTGCCGGTCCACTGAGAGGGTTGGAGCGCGGGTGAGGCCGGTCGACGGTGCCCAGCAGGCGTGCCGACGTTGCTGCGGCGTCGCGGCGTCGCAGCGTTGCGGCGTTATGGGCGCAGGCTGTGCAGGGTCTCCTCGAAGCCGCGGATCAGCGCGGAGAGGCCGGCCTCGAAGGCCAGTTGGCGGAAGTCGGGCGGGGCGTTCAGCAGGGGGTCGAGTCCGGCGGGCAGCTCGGCGGTCGTCGGGGTGGGCGGGGGCGGGCTCTCCAGGTGGAGGGCCGAGCCGATGAGGAAGTACTCGACGGACTGCACCACCGGAAGCAGGTGGTCCTCCGGCCAGCCGGCCGCACGCAGCACGGCGAAGGCGTCGGCGTAGCCCTGTAGCGCCCCGAGGGCCTGGGTTCGCCGGCTGGCGAGCAGCGGCACCATGTTCGGGTGGGCGGCCAGTGCGGCGCGGTAGGAGCGGGCCCAGCTGTCCAGGGCGGCCGTCCACGGGCGGATGCCCGGGTCGAGTTCCATCTCGGCGACGATGAGGTCGCAGATCCCGTCGATGATCTCGCCGCGTCCGGCGATGTAGTTGTAGAGCGAGGGGCCCTTGACGCCGAGTCGGGCCGCGATGCGAGTGGTTGCGAGGGCGCCGGAGCCCTCCTCGTCGACCAGCGCGAGAGCGGCCCGCATGATGCCCTCTCTGGTCACCAACTGCCGCGGTGGCCTGCCCATCTGCTCTCCTCTCGGCTCGTCGGCTGCCGCGTGGGTTTCATGGGACCCGGGGTCGGGTGGCAGGTGCGGGCTAGTGTACGGTCACCCCAGTAAAACTACTGGCTCTAGTTTTAGGGCGAGGTCGGTGGACCCGGCCTGGCCGCTCCCGGTCGATGTGACGAGTTGCGCTTTGCTGACACTTTGTCAGTAACATGCCAAAGCATTCCGTTCCGCCTTCCCGACCCACACGCTGAAGGTGACCCTCCGCATGTCCATGCGCACCCTCGCGCTGCCAGCGCTCTTCGCAACTGCCCTGCTCGCACTGTGCAGTTGTGCCCCGACCGCCCCCGCGCCGCAGTCGACCGATCCCGCCAGCGCGGCCGCCCAGGCCGCCTCCGCTCCGACCGCCGCAGCCCTGTCGGGCACCCCGGCTCTGTCGGGCACGCCCGTCACCTTGGTCGCCCCGGGCAGTGTCGCCCCGAGCAGCGCTGACTCGAAGGCCGACCCGAGTACCAGCGCTGTCCCGAAGTCCGACCCGAGCTCCGGCGGCGTCTCGAAGGCCGCTCCGGCGGCGGCCGGCGCTCCGAAGGCCGGTTCGAGCTCCGGCGGCACGCCGACGGCGTCGGCCGACCCGTCCGGGCAGGCCGCCGTGGCCGGCACCCCGAGCCTCAAGCTGGCTTCGTATGACCAGCAGACCGGCCAGGCCGTCCTTGCGGCCGCCGACAGTTCCACCGCTGGCCCCACCGCTGGCCCCACCGCTGGTCCCAGCGCACAGGCCACGGCATCGACCACGGCATCGACCTCGACCTCGACCTCGGCCACGGCCGCGCCATCGCCTTCGGCCACCGCTGCTGCCGCCGCCGCTGCCGTCCACACCGGTGAGTTGATCGACAGCCCGCCGTCGGCGGCCGCGCCCCACGGCGCGCTGCTCGCGATCACCGGCGTCCAGGCGGCCGGGAACGGGAAGGTGGCGGTCAGCACCCGGCCCGCCGCCATCTCCGAACTGCTGGGCCAGGCCCGAGCCGACATCCACACCGCCCTCGACCCGCACAACATCCAGATCACGCCACAGCTCAAGGACCTCAAGGCCTCCTACGTCCCGAACCCCAATGGAGGCAGTGGCGCCGCCTCGGCCGCGCTGCAACTGAACGCGAACGCCAGCGTCCCGCTGCCGGGCGGGGCTTCGGCCACGCTCGCGGGTTCGCTCGAGCTCGACCCGAGCGTCGACTTCTCCTACCAGGGAGGCGTCCTCAGCCCGCAGCAGGCCAAGGTCGGCTTCGACCTCGGGGCGCACGCCAACTGGCACTTCACCGCCGGCCTCACCGCGGCCACCGGCCCGGTCAAGATACCGATCGCCAACCTCACCGCCAGCCCGGTGGTGATGGTCGGTCAGTTGCCGGTCGTGGTGACCCTCAACCTCTCCGTCTACGCCGAGATCAGCGCCGACGGCACCGTCACCGTCGACTCCACGCAGAACATCGACGGCACCTGGGCCATCCACGCCGACTACACCAAGGCGGGCGGCTGGACGAGCGCCACGGACCCCGTCGCCACCACCGTCTCGCCGGTCCGGGCCACGCTCGCGGGCAACGCCAAGGTCCGCACCGGCCTGGTCGCCGACGGCTCGGTCGCCCTCTACGACACCCTCGGGGTGAAGGCCACCGTCGAGCCGTACCTGAGCGCCGCGGTGGCCGGCAAGGTCAGCATCGACACCAGCGGTGCCACGCCGACCGTCGACGGCAAGGTCGACCTCCGCGGCGGGCTCTCGGTGAACGGAGCCGTAATGGCGCGCATCGCCATCCTCGGTACCCCGTTGATCGAGAAGGACCTGCCGTTCCAGGTCTACCAGCGGGAGTGGCCGATCGTGACCCGGACGATCGGCAACGGCGCGGCGAGCGGCACGCCGACGAACTGACGATCAGCGCATCAGCTGACTGAAACCGGGGCTCGGCGACCACGCCGAGCCCCGGTTGTGCGTTCGCTGATCGTCGCCCGCCCGGCCAGAACCGTCTGTTCGTCTCGTCTTCGGCGTGGCAGGGGTGTTCGCGGGTCATGATGGGCGTATGGACCTTCGCATCTTCACCGAGCCGCAGCAGGGGGCCTCCTACGAGACCTTGCTGGCCGTGGCCCAGGCCGCCGAGGAGCTTGGCTACAGCGGCTTCTTCCGCTCCGACCACTACCTCCGGATGGGGGAGGGGGACGGGCTGCCGGGGCCGACGGACGCGTGGATCACCCTGGCGGGGCTGGCTCGGGAGACCGAGCGGATTCGGCTCGGCACGCTGATGACCGCAGGGACCTTCCGGCTGCCCGGGGTGCTCGCGATCCAGGTGGCACAGGTGGATGCGATGAGTGGCGGGCGGGTCGAACTCGGGCTCGGGGCAGGGTGGTTCGAGGCCGAGCACCGGGCCTACGGGATCCCGTTCCCGGAGCGGCGGATCAGTCGGCTGGCGGAGCAGCTGGCGATCATCACCGGGATGTGGGAGACCGCGGTGGGCGAGACCTTCTCCTTCGAGGGCGACCACTACCAGCTGACGGACTGCCCGGCGCTGCCGAAGCCGGTGCAGGCGCGGGTGCCGGTGCTGGTCGGCGGGAGCGGGGTC
It includes:
- a CDS encoding acyl-CoA dehydrogenase family protein, encoding MTRELRWRLLVLMDQHLFPAEAEFADHGTLGGEPWTRPGGLCKLRELARERGLWNLFLPHPAFGPGLTNLQYAPLAEISGRSPFIAPDAINGAAPDTGVMNVLAEFGSRVQQERWLRPLLDGDIRSALCMPAPGAGGADAPLDAGTDAGTDADPDAGELCLVQDGDGYQLNGHGALFMAADLPECALLLVMARSGDQRSVVLVPVGTPGVELGTGAWSSGYDDGVYGSRTTARFTGVRVAGHSIVGGEGDGSVISHSLLGPSRLHHCMRLIGMAERGLELMSEPTGSAEVRDWRRQARLRIEQARLLALRTAWLMDTESGPAARAGIDDIKAVVPEMAEWVLDRAIRARGDQPSPDGFPLVRLREHARSLRSAH
- a CDS encoding response regulator, translating into MDSDQIRILVADDHTVLRDALCEMLDNEDDFEIVARAEDGQSAVRLAATHHPHVVLLDIEMPNHHPQTTVRDLLQQDPTINVVVLSMYDDPHLVQELLGLGIRGYLHKSVTRESLVSAIRNLRQSNRRTVTISVSSHSLAAADGEKLLSARELEVLTQVAAALSNRQIAVRLDITEGTVKRHMRNIFDKLGAVSRIDAVNKAVAASLIGSQHIAGRG
- a CDS encoding sensor histidine kinase yields the protein MGMAAEGDAASDVAERIAASEDEILARYRECLQQKHNPLAGNPEAWAGCRIQAQQIVAACVESLLDPAANPSVPVVSSMADLAGARIQQGMRVSNSAEAGTVLFQVVMDVLVREISGHPDALRLLAQAIHSLQQGIGLRLQIGAAEYDSFILNTVTEVNRDGYLSLARDIHDQLGNSLSLALRQMDLYEMALGDAEQALSPRLKAVRTAIHESLMMARDVVSGLRRNAREAPLLTALTAFVESMAVAETEAQVYVNGSESWAPPETLDELYVVLRECLRNSFAHSRAEKIVVRVDIAPHEINAVVADDGCGFDLDAVLDRKSINGLTGIRERIGLLDGTVAFSPTPGKGTTVKTWIPIQKEGARHGQ
- a CDS encoding UbiA family prenyltransferase is translated as MRFSVIFLLASAKSGIAPTELVTGGIAWTLGTLFAYLINGAMDVVEDRLNGSGRPIGRGALEPGTALRAAWLCAAGAVLVSLGSLPIVILVLAYLFCGYAYSAAPFHMKRRSHGTIVVVLMLGGLTYAAGWIGSGSHENGLMAAVFATAMTLWMGLVGAVVKDLSDVRGDAAAGRRTSVVAWGERRARMVCVATPLLVGGGFLLAARLLAPQLTIPAVLLLAGAVAVATFSATTRSDEHRGRSRLPYQAFMVTQYAAHLALLAIVLL
- a CDS encoding LuxR C-terminal-related transcriptional regulator — protein: MERTDQNVATRPVQRAVVVDPWPLLRDAVAGLLTDAEAARVVGTARSDAEGWELCRTLGPDLVITDADLLAPGDGIRLGRRLRSLARPPQVLVYSGSNEPSVVVECLGGAADCFVHRSAEPELLVSAVRGLAGGRPVWFVGEQGRDAPARGDLVDGALLRAMTSREQEVLGLLLRRYSNEEIAGELCLARQTVKNYVSSVLQKLELSSRRELYSQVPARAA
- a CDS encoding LysR family transcriptional regulator — protein: MNKTVSSAGSMTRGLNGTLPDVAIRHLRAFLAVAETLNFTQAAELTGTTQPSLTRTIRRLEEALGTRLLDRTTRTVRLSPVGHRLRAELLFLLPRLENALTARPAETRLRLGFTWMLPDGWMQEALSRFEEQTGTGVELVRRDEPFAGVDRGVVDLALLRGQAPASGMHVVALCSESQVAAAARGTGLDRRQSVRWAELADHPLVRNVVSGTVRPELWPADHRPRTAVACGNFDEWLEAVAAGRGVGIVPESAARRGLHPGVRFLRIPDAPSVPMLLAYPRQGAHPLAARFAAMVQDSFAATARHTGQLPPSRGALPVH
- a CDS encoding TetR/AcrR family transcriptional regulator, whose product is MGRPPRQLVTREGIMRAALALVDEEGSGALATTRIAARLGVKGPSLYNYIAGRGEIIDGICDLIVAEMELDPGIRPWTAALDSWARSYRAALAAHPNMVPLLASRRTQALGALQGYADAFAVLRAAGWPEDHLLPVVQSVEYFLIGSALHLESPPPPTPTTAELPAGLDPLLNAPPDFRQLAFEAGLSALIRGFEETLHSLRP
- a CDS encoding LLM class F420-dependent oxidoreductase — encoded protein: MDLRIFTEPQQGASYETLLAVAQAAEELGYSGFFRSDHYLRMGEGDGLPGPTDAWITLAGLARETERIRLGTLMTAGTFRLPGVLAIQVAQVDAMSGGRVELGLGAGWFEAEHRAYGIPFPERRISRLAEQLAIITGMWETAVGETFSFEGDHYQLTDCPALPKPVQARVPVLVGGSGVNRTPALAAQYADEFNMAFVSVASTVERIARVRAAAEKRGRAAEELTCSNALVACVGRDDAEVARRAAAIGREVEELKANGLAGTPAEVAERIAQYREAGSQRIYLQILDLHDLDHLDLIASEVKPQLG